The genomic region CCGGACGCCTCGGCGTACCCGATCGCGGCAGGCGTGCCCGACTCGGGCACCGGGATCACCAGGTCGGCCTCGACCGGGTGCTCCTTGGCCAACTGCCGGCCGATCTGCACCCGCGCCGCGTGCACGTTGCGCCCGGCGATCGTGGCGTCCGGGCGGGCGATGTAGACGTACTCGAAGAGGCAGCCCTTCGGCTCCGGCGACGCGAACCGGGTGGAGCGCAGCCCCTCCTCGTCGATCGCGATCAGCTCGCCGGGCTCGACCTCGCGCACCACGCTGGCGCCGACGATGTCCAGGGCGGCGGTCTCGCTGGCGACCACCCAGCCGCGCTCCAGCCGACCGAGAACCAGCGGACGTACGCCGTGCGCGTCGCGGGCCGCGTAGAGCGTCGACTCGTCCATGAAGACGAAGCTGAACGCCCCGCGCAGCTGCGGCAGCACCTCCATCGCGGCCGCCTCGACCGACAGGTCCGGGCGGCTGGCCAGCAGCATCGTCACCAGCGACGTGTCGTTCGTCGAACCGTCCGCGACAAGGCCGCGCTCGGCGACCTCCTTCTCCAGCTCGGCGGTGTTGACCAGGTTACCGTTGTGCGCCAACGCGATGGTCGTGCCGGAACTGGTCGACCGGATGGTCGGCTGGGCGTTCTCCCAGTTGGAGGCGCCGGTCGTCGAGTATCGGGCGTGCCCGATCGCCAAATGGCCGCGCAGGCTGGCGAGGGTGGGCTCGTCGAAGACCTGGGCCACCAGACCCAGATCCTTGTAGACCACGACGCCGGAACCGTCGCTCACCGCGATGCCCGCAGCCTCCTGGCCGCGGTGTTGCAGGGCATAGAGGCCGAAGTAGGTCAGATTGGCGACCTCTTCGCCCGGGGCCCAGACACCGAAGACGCCACAGGCATCCTGGGGGCCAGGTCGTTGGGGATCAAGGTCGTGGCTCAGCCGGCCGTCGCCTCGGGGCACTACCGCTCCCTCATGCTGGTCTGGATCGGCCTGGTGGAGATCACGGGACGGATCCACACTTCTCGGCCGGGACCACTGTCGTCGCCTGACAGTGTACGCGAATCAGTGTCTATACAGATAGTCACGATTTCCCTGCACAGCGTCACCCTCATCCGGGCATTCAGGCAGCTAGAGGGGCAGATACGCCGAGAGGTCCGCCCGGATCCCGCTCACCTGCACACGACCGGCGGCGACCGCCTCGTCCCACCCGACCCGGCCGCTGGCCAACTCCAACCAGGTCAGCGGGGACATCTCGACCACGTTCGGCGGGTTTCCCCTGGTGTGTCGAGGACCAGGAACACACTGGATCGCACCGTATGGTGGAACCCGCACCTCCACCGATCGGCCGGGGGCGCGCTCCGCGAGGACGGCCAACAACGACCGGACCGCCTCCCGGAACACCGGCCGTTCGGGCGTACGCCCCTCGTCAAGCGCCGACAAAGCCGCTGCTATGGCGGCGGATTTACTGTGCGGAGAGGACACGACGGGACGATACGACCCGTAGCCGGAGCACCCGACGCTGGCCCTGGGTCGCGCCGATCCACTCAGACAAGGCATAGTGGCCGACGGCGTATTCGTACCGTGATGATCCCCGGCCCGGCGCCCCGCCGGTCAAGGGAAGTCAGCCCGGAAGGCGGTGGACGTGTCAACACACCGACGTGCCTGGAAGCAGCGGGCCGGTGTGGTCGTAGCGCTGGTTGCCGGCGCTCTGCTCGCCGTCCCCGCAACACCAGCCATGGCCGCAGATGTCGATGTTTCCCCGGGTTCGGTCTCGGTAAACGCCGGCAGCGATGCCACGATCACCGTGCGAGTCACCCCGGGTGACAACGACGACAGGGCGCGGATCAGCCTCTCCGGTCTACCGCAGGGTGTCAGCTGCGCCAGCGGCTGCGGCGACGTCAACTTCCCTGGCCTGGCAAAGCAGCCGAGGTCGGTGCTGGTCAGGATCGCGGCCAACGAGAACGCCAGCGACGCCAACGCCACCATCACCGTGGCCGTCGAGGCCGAGTCCGGCCCGGACACCGCCACCGTCGCGCTGACCGTGCGGGGCAAGGCCGCGCCGCCTACTCAGCAGCAGCCGCAGACCGTGAAGTCGGTTTCCGGCAAGGTCGTCGTGAAGGCGAACGGCGACGCGGTGCCGAACGCGATCGTGATCCTCCAGGACAGCGCCGGCCACCGTTACGACACGATCGCCGACGGCAGCGGGAACTTCCGGTTCACCGGCAGCAACGACAAGCCGATCGCGCCTGGTCGGATCGACGTGGGTGCGTCGTCCAACAACATCAACGCGGTCAAGAGCTTCACCGCGAACGCAGGACAGTCGATCACCGGGCAGCGCATCAGCCTGGAGATCAAGGTCGAGGTGACACCGAGCGCCACCCCGTCTCCCACCGTCGAGGCCACCCCCACCGACGAGGCGACCGAGGAGGGCACCGAGGAGGAGCCGTCCACTGAAGCCAGCCCCGGTGCTCCGGCGAACGCCGCGAACGAGGATGACGGCGGTGGCTTCGGCTCGTACCTGATCATTCTGCTCGGTGGTCTGCTCGTTGCTGCCGGTGTCGGCACGATCGTGCTGCTCTGGATGAAGCGCAAGGAGAGCGGCGACGACGATGACGAGCCGGCGGCAGCCGGCGCGGCTGGCGCGGTGCCGGCGGCGCGGGGCGGCTTCCGCGGGGCGGACGACCAGACCCGGGTGGTCAACCGGCCTGGCGGGCCCGATCCGACGATGGTCGGCGGGGCTGCGCTGAGCGAGGCGCCGACGATGATGCACCGCCCGGTCGTCGACGACGTGCCACCGGACCCGTACGGCGCGCCTCCGCAGCCGTACGGTGCCGCTGGCCAGCAGGGTTGGGCCGGCGCCGGCTACGGCGACGAGCCCGCGACCGGGGGGTACGGCGCCGGCGGTTACGGCAACGCGCCGGCCTCGGGCGGCGGTTACGGCACGGCGGGTACCCCCGACGGCGGCTACGGCGCGGCGGACGACGGCTACGGTGCAGCGCCCGGATCCGGCGCAGGCTACGGCGGCGCACAGGTTCCGGGTGGCTACGGCAATGCGCCCGCCTCAGGTAGTGGCTACGGCAATGCCCCGGCCTCGGGTGCCGGTTACGGCAACGCGCCCGCCTCGGGTGCCGGCTATGGCAACGCGCCGGCCTCGGGTGGTGGCTACGGCACCCGCGACTACACCGCCCCGGCCGGTTCCGCCGGTTACCCACCGGCTCCCGCAGGTGGCGAGCGCTTCGACGAGCCGACCGGCCGGTACACGGGCGACAGCACCCAGTACCCGGCCCCGGCCGACCCGTACTCCACAGGCGTCTACCAGCCCGAGCAGAGCCAGGGCTACGGCCAAGCCGACGCTGCCCCGTACGGCGGTGGGCGGTCGACCGAGCCGACCGGCGGATACGGCCAGCAGGCCGGCGGGTACGAGCAGGGTGGCGGCTACGGTCAGCAGGCCGGCGGGTACGACCAGGGCGGCTACGGTCAGGAGACCCCGCAGCAGCGCGGCAGCTACGACGACCGAGGCTACGAGCAGGGCGGCTACGGCCAGCAGGCCGGTGGGTACGAGCAGGGTGGCGGCTACGGTCAGCAGGCCGGCGGCTACGGCCAGGAGACCCCGCAGCAGCGCGGCAGCTACGACCAGCCCGGCTACGACCAGCCCGGCTACGACCAGCAGGGCGGCCGCGCCCGGCCGGACAGCCCGCCCCCGACCGAGCGGGGCGGCCGTCGCCTCGACTGGCTGGACGACTGACCCGACACACCGCCATACGACACAACGCGAACGGCCGTCCGGAACCTCGGGCGGCCGTTCGCGTGTCCGGCGACCGCTCACGCCCTCGATGAGCGCGCAAATGGGCAAGATCACCGGTGCAGCCCGCCCGACGCCTCTCGGGCACGGGCGGCCGAGGCATGGAGCGTCCGGCACGGACCGGCCGAGGCACGTACCGGCCGGCACGGACCGGCCGAGGGCACGGGGTCGACGGGTGGACGACCCAGGTCAGGCGGCGGAGAAGACTCCCTGGCGGAGGACCGGGACGACAGTCGACGCGTCGACCTGGACGGCGATCTCCACGTCTTCGGCGAAGCCGCTCTCGGTCAGTTCCCGGCCGGACACGCTTCCGCGTATTGCGGCGGGCACGTCAGGGGTGCTGGCCAGCGCGGCGAGCGCCACGGCCGCCTCCACGGAGAGGCCACCCGGTACGCCGGCGAGGGCGTCGAGCACGCTGGCCGCGCCCAGCTGGTCCTCCACCGACGGTCGCAGTGACCCGTCTGGCCACCGCTCCCCCGAGGCGATGACGCCGATCGGGGCGTCCGTGGTGCCGTACCCCTGGCTCTGCAGCCAACGCCCGACGGCGGGTGCGTTACGCAGGCACGCCGCTACCACCGGCAGCCCGGTGGCGCTGGCGGCGGCGCTGATGGCCGAGCCGTTCGGTGATGGCAGCACCAGGTCCGGCACGACGGGTGCGGTGCTCAGCGCGGCCGGCGAGAGCGACCACGGATTGTCGGCAGTCACCCGACGGCGGCCCACGGCGGCCACCGCGCCGACGCGGATCGCGTACTCGGCGGCCTGCTCGCCCCAGGGGAACGGATGCACCCGCATGC from Micromonospora profundi harbors:
- the purF gene encoding amidophosphoribosyltransferase; amino-acid sequence: MPRGDGRLSHDLDPQRPGPQDACGVFGVWAPGEEVANLTYFGLYALQHRGQEAAGIAVSDGSGVVVYKDLGLVAQVFDEPTLASLRGHLAIGHARYSTTGASNWENAQPTIRSTSSGTTIALAHNGNLVNTAELEKEVAERGLVADGSTNDTSLVTMLLASRPDLSVEAAAMEVLPQLRGAFSFVFMDESTLYAARDAHGVRPLVLGRLERGWVVASETAALDIVGASVVREVEPGELIAIDEEGLRSTRFASPEPKGCLFEYVYIARPDATIAGRNVHAARVQIGRQLAKEHPVEADLVIPVPESGTPAAIGYAEASGITYGAGLMKNPYVGRTFIQPSQTLRQLGIRLKLNPLRQNVRGKRLVVVDDSIVRGNTQRAIVRMLREAGALEVHVRISSPPVSWPCFYGIDFATRAELLANGLDNDGIRRSIGADTLGYVSLPGLIAATEQPKTRLCRACFDGEYPIELPAGNLIGKHVLEGVGRRVANSAPEAPHTNGSFVATPGGVTANRP
- a CDS encoding sterol carrier family protein, translated to MAAALSALDEGRTPERPVFREAVRSLLAVLAERAPGRSVEVRVPPYGAIQCVPGPRHTRGNPPNVVEMSPLTWLELASGRVGWDEAVAAGRVQVSGIRADLSAYLPL
- a CDS encoding carboxypeptidase regulatory-like domain-containing protein, producing the protein MSTHRRAWKQRAGVVVALVAGALLAVPATPAMAADVDVSPGSVSVNAGSDATITVRVTPGDNDDRARISLSGLPQGVSCASGCGDVNFPGLAKQPRSVLVRIAANENASDANATITVAVEAESGPDTATVALTVRGKAAPPTQQQPQTVKSVSGKVVVKANGDAVPNAIVILQDSAGHRYDTIADGSGNFRFTGSNDKPIAPGRIDVGASSNNINAVKSFTANAGQSITGQRISLEIKVEVTPSATPSPTVEATPTDEATEEGTEEEPSTEASPGAPANAANEDDGGGFGSYLIILLGGLLVAAGVGTIVLLWMKRKESGDDDDEPAAAGAAGAVPAARGGFRGADDQTRVVNRPGGPDPTMVGGAALSEAPTMMHRPVVDDVPPDPYGAPPQPYGAAGQQGWAGAGYGDEPATGGYGAGGYGNAPASGGGYGTAGTPDGGYGAADDGYGAAPGSGAGYGGAQVPGGYGNAPASGSGYGNAPASGAGYGNAPASGAGYGNAPASGGGYGTRDYTAPAGSAGYPPAPAGGERFDEPTGRYTGDSTQYPAPADPYSTGVYQPEQSQGYGQADAAPYGGGRSTEPTGGYGQQAGGYEQGGGYGQQAGGYDQGGYGQETPQQRGSYDDRGYEQGGYGQQAGGYEQGGGYGQQAGGYGQETPQQRGSYDQPGYDQPGYDQQGGRARPDSPPPTERGGRRLDWLDD
- a CDS encoding 2-phosphosulfolactate phosphatase is translated as MPPTRRLTSAEALAAAVYGQPGSGARFDWGLSGAAELGRVCAALVVVDVLSFTTAVEVAVARGMRVHPFPWGEQAAEYAIRVGAVAAVGRRRVTADNPWSLSPAALSTAPVVPDLVLPSPNGSAISAAASATGLPVVAACLRNAPAVGRWLQSQGYGTTDAPIGVIASGERWPDGSLRPSVEDQLGAASVLDALAGVPGGLSVEAAVALAALASTPDVPAAIRGSVSGRELTESGFAEDVEIAVQVDASTVVPVLRQGVFSAA